One region of Paenibacillus polymyxa M1 genomic DNA includes:
- a CDS encoding TIR domain-containing protein, protein MTWKNYSVLEHDPAIDPNTTVGKKKLQEILDNQIKPASKIIILAGMYAAHSDWIIHETNTSVLQKKYIVGVKPKCPSYGCKLRFA, encoded by the coding sequence TTGACTTGGAAAAACTATTCTGTTCTCGAACATGACCCAGCAATCGACCCTAATACTACAGTCGGGAAGAAAAAACTTCAAGAAATATTAGACAATCAGATTAAACCAGCATCAAAGATCATCATCCTTGCTGGTATGTACGCCGCCCATAGTGACTGGATTATTCACGAAACTAACACCTCTGTTTTACAAAAAAAGTACATCGTTGGCGTGAAACCTAAATGTCCTAGCTACGGCTGTAAGCTCCGCTTTGCTTAA
- the abc-f gene encoding ribosomal protection-like ABC-F family protein produces MPAIQVTNLTFAYPGSYDPIFENVHFQIDTDWKLGFTGRNGRGKTTFLNLLQGKYEYSGTISTPVAFDYFPFPVEHPEYLTLDVVEEIVPSYENWKLMRELNLLKVSEDVLYRPFESLSQGEQTKVLLAVLFIQDNRFLLIDEPTNHLDLHARKLVADYLNTKRGFILVSHDRAFLDRCVDHILSINKTNIEIQKGNFSSWWTNKTRQDTFEMAQNEKLYKDIQRLSASAKRTSSWSFETEKSKNGTRNSGSKLDKGYVGHKAAKMMKRSKSIEQRQHTALEEKSKLLRNIEQSESLAISQLVYPKSELAILDHVTIYYGERAVCKNVSLMIEPGDRIAISGPNGSGKSSLLHLLNAEELYYTGTFQRDPQLRVSYVSQNTSDLRGTLSDYAAEHRIDESLFKAVLRKLDFARIQFEKDISAFSGGQKKKVLIARSLCEEAHLHIWDEPLNFVDVISRMQIEELLLEYTPTIVFVEHDREFHDRVATKTIELGGD; encoded by the coding sequence ATGCCCGCCATTCAGGTAACCAATCTTACTTTTGCCTATCCAGGCAGCTATGACCCTATATTCGAAAATGTTCATTTTCAAATTGATACAGACTGGAAGTTGGGCTTTACAGGACGAAACGGTCGGGGTAAAACGACGTTCTTAAACCTGCTGCAGGGGAAGTACGAATACAGCGGTACGATCTCCACACCAGTCGCCTTTGATTATTTTCCGTTTCCCGTCGAACATCCGGAGTATTTGACTTTAGATGTCGTCGAAGAGATCGTGCCAAGCTATGAGAACTGGAAGCTGATGCGTGAACTGAACCTGCTTAAGGTTTCAGAAGACGTGTTGTACCGACCATTCGAATCGCTGTCCCAAGGAGAACAGACGAAGGTATTGCTGGCTGTGCTATTCATCCAAGACAATCGATTTCTGCTCATCGACGAGCCGACCAATCATCTCGATTTGCACGCACGCAAGCTTGTCGCCGATTATCTGAATACGAAGCGTGGTTTTATTCTTGTTTCACACGACCGTGCTTTTCTCGACCGCTGCGTGGATCATATTCTGTCGATCAACAAAACGAATATTGAAATCCAAAAAGGCAACTTCTCCAGCTGGTGGACGAACAAAACTCGCCAGGATACATTCGAAATGGCACAAAACGAAAAGCTGTACAAAGACATACAGCGTTTATCAGCTTCCGCTAAACGTACTAGTAGCTGGTCTTTCGAGACCGAAAAATCGAAAAACGGCACACGAAATTCCGGTTCCAAACTTGACAAGGGGTACGTCGGACATAAGGCAGCCAAAATGATGAAACGCTCAAAATCCATCGAACAGCGGCAACACACTGCTTTAGAGGAAAAATCGAAACTGCTCCGAAATATCGAACAGTCAGAAAGCCTTGCGATCTCTCAGCTCGTGTATCCCAAATCGGAATTGGCGATACTGGATCATGTTACGATTTACTACGGGGAAAGAGCAGTATGCAAGAACGTTAGTCTGATGATTGAACCAGGAGATCGGATTGCAATTTCAGGTCCAAATGGTTCAGGTAAGTCTAGCTTGCTTCACCTGCTCAACGCTGAGGAGCTATACTATACAGGTACGTTTCAACGGGATCCGCAGCTTCGCGTTTCCTATGTATCCCAGAATACTTCTGATTTGCGAGGTACGCTTTCCGATTATGCAGCAGAGCACAGAATTGACGAAAGCTTATTTAAAGCCGTGTTGCGTAAGCTAGATTTCGCCCGCATCCAGTTTGAGAAGGATATATCGGCGTTTAGCGGCGGGCAGAAGAAGAAAGTTCTGATCGCGAGAAGCCTATGTGAGGAGGCTCATCTGCATATTTGGGACGAACCGCTCAACTTTGTTGACGTGATTTCCCGGATGCAAATTGAGGAGCTGCTGCTTGAATACACGCCCACCATTGTATTCGTAGAGCATGATCGGGAATTTCATGACCGGGTCGCCACGAAAACGATTGAACTCGGTGGGGATTAG
- a CDS encoding stalk domain-containing protein has translation MSVNGTTLFENAIAVDGTAYVPLRPISESLGTNLAVKGKTIEITTGTPSSYVVVEEQSQAMALKNNPHTNWSKELIVKHSGTVEELIEILNNDITKSEKSLTDIDRRIGAAGDDQKLIERIEKTVTVTKSPLKQRAFTFMRGISIRLPLIIGILTRLLNRNANFATMIINKFNCIALQDRFGFI, from the coding sequence GTGAGCGTAAATGGAACAACATTGTTTGAAAACGCTATTGCCGTCGATGGTACAGCGTATGTACCTTTGCGCCCGATTTCAGAATCTTTGGGGACGAACCTAGCGGTGAAGGGGAAAACTATTGAAATTACAACAGGAACCCCTTCTTCATATGTGGTTGTTGAAGAGCAGTCACAAGCAATGGCTTTGAAGAATAACCCACATACCAATTGGTCCAAGGAACTAATTGTAAAGCACTCTGGGACTGTGGAGGAATTGATCGAAATACTTAATAATGATATTACAAAATCTGAAAAGTCATTGACTGACATCGATAGAAGAATAGGTGCGGCAGGCGACGATCAAAAACTTATTGAGCGCATTGAAAAAACCGTCACCGTGACAAAAAGCCCTCTTAAACAGAGGGCTTTTACTTTTATGAGAGGGATTAGTATTAGACTACCTTTAATAATAGGTATCTTAACACGTTTATTGAATCGGAACGCAAATTTCGCAACGATGATTATTAATAAGTTCAATTGTATAGCGCTCCAAGATAGGTTTGGTTTCATCTAA
- a CDS encoding IS3 family transposase, with translation MRTYKLVATIRQANPYRKMAKATQEHQTCPNLLKRQFDQGEPEKVLLTDITYLHYGHGQCAYLSCVKDGATKQILAHYLSSSLELVLVKRTLQLLIERFDGNVRPEAILHSDQGMHYTHPKIRLLVRKAGFRQSMYRKGNCWDNASMETFFGHMKVIWNTNRAQPFKNYGHASITTLLTTTQAATNGR, from the coding sequence ATGCGAACGTACAAACTTGTCGCCACGATTCGGCAAGCTAATCCATACCGTAAAATGGCCAAGGCGACTCAGGAACACCAGACATGCCCCAACCTGCTAAAACGTCAGTTTGACCAAGGGGAACCAGAAAAAGTATTGCTCACAGATATCACCTATTTGCACTATGGTCACGGGCAGTGTGCCTACTTGTCTTGTGTGAAGGATGGGGCAACCAAGCAGATACTTGCTCACTATCTGTCATCTTCTCTGGAGCTCGTCTTGGTGAAGCGGACGCTGCAGTTGTTAATTGAACGGTTCGATGGGAATGTTCGTCCTGAGGCCATCTTGCACTCTGACCAAGGCATGCACTATACCCACCCCAAAATTCGCCTTCTGGTCCGTAAAGCAGGCTTCAGGCAGTCTATGTATCGGAAGGGAAATTGTTGGGACAATGCCTCTATGGAAACATTCTTCGGTCATATGAAGGTTATCTGGAATACAAATCGTGCGCAACCATTCAAGAATTACGGGCATGCATCGATAACTACATTGCTTACTACAACTCAGGCCGCTACCAATGGGCGTTAA
- a CDS encoding IS3 family transposase — protein sequence MAYYNSGRYQWALKKMTPDEFRSHLLAA from the coding sequence ATTGCTTACTACAACTCAGGCCGCTACCAATGGGCGTTAAAAAAGATGACTCCTGACGAATTCAGAAGCCATCTATTGGCTGCCTAA
- a CDS encoding GH25 family lysozyme, which translates to MDVSRYQGKIVWKAVKASGISFAFLKASQGKSYRDKTFIGNHRLHELSES; encoded by the coding sequence ATAGACGTATCCCGTTATCAAGGAAAGATTGTTTGGAAGGCGGTCAAGGCAAGCGGCATTTCCTTTGCCTTTCTTAAGGCCAGTCAGGGTAAGTCATACCGCGACAAAACATTCATCGGTAATCACAGGCTGCACGAGCTGTCGGAGTCCTGA
- a CDS encoding alpha/beta fold hydrolase, which translates to MPYCKVKNANIYYEEIGKGKPIIMIHGFTPDHRLMSGCMEPIFEDNSNWRRIYLDLPGMGQTKDYDQICNSDDMLEAVINFIETLVPNQDYLIAGESYGGYITRGIINRHKDRIGGAALICPLIIPEHKRRILPEHFVVHSDREFMDTLSEEQVSDFSANQVVLNEYNWKRYSEEIMAGCKIADYDFLSKIQRNYGFSTNIDELVFDKPTVFTLGRQDAVVGYIDAFRILDNYPRATFAVLDRAGHNLQIEQTLLFESLMREWLERVTEFGF; encoded by the coding sequence ATGCCATATTGTAAAGTCAAGAATGCCAATATATATTACGAGGAAATTGGTAAAGGCAAACCAATTATAATGATCCATGGTTTTACACCAGACCATCGGTTAATGAGTGGGTGTATGGAACCGATATTTGAAGATAATTCCAATTGGCGTCGTATCTATCTTGACCTGCCTGGAATGGGACAAACAAAGGATTACGATCAAATATGTAATTCAGATGATATGCTAGAAGCAGTTATAAATTTTATTGAAACTCTTGTCCCAAACCAAGATTATCTCATAGCAGGTGAATCATACGGTGGATATATTACAAGAGGAATAATTAATAGACATAAAGATCGTATTGGTGGGGCTGCACTGATTTGCCCATTAATTATTCCTGAACACAAAAGAAGAATACTTCCCGAGCATTTTGTTGTTCATAGTGATCGCGAGTTTATGGACACCTTAAGTGAAGAGCAAGTAAGTGATTTTAGCGCAAATCAAGTCGTTCTCAATGAATATAATTGGAAAAGGTATTCAGAAGAGATCATGGCAGGTTGTAAGATCGCTGACTACGATTTTCTTAGCAAGATTCAAAGAAACTATGGATTTTCCACCAATATAGATGAATTAGTTTTCGATAAACCAACAGTATTTACTCTTGGGCGACAAGATGCAGTTGTTGGTTACATAGATGCTTTTAGAATTTTAGACAATTATCCTAGAGCAACCTTTGCCGTTCTAGATCGAGCAGGCCATAATCTTCAGATTGAACAGACTCTATTATTTGAGTCACTTATGCGTGAGTGGCTTGAAAGAGTAACAGAGTTTGGATTTTAG
- a CDS encoding DUF4231 domain-containing protein, with product MDISEREYLAERLDDQINWYDKKSIECQKYYKRWKRAEIVAAALIPVLTSFSSGLRWIAIVIGALGACIALFESILSLHKYHENWIEYRGICETLRQEKYMYLTRTGIYKIADGAFNLLVERVESVISKENVNWANLHANEQKKESHQQQAPALNLFIQSHLCIILSYGKGASFIWHYTIFSSATLGNILNIMRIIKT from the coding sequence ATGGATATATCTGAAAGAGAATATCTTGCCGAGAGACTTGATGATCAGATTAATTGGTATGATAAAAAGAGTATAGAGTGTCAAAAATACTACAAACGGTGGAAAAGAGCGGAGATAGTTGCCGCTGCTCTGATTCCTGTTTTAACAAGCTTTTCCTCCGGATTAAGATGGATCGCCATTGTTATCGGCGCTCTAGGAGCATGTATAGCATTATTCGAAAGCATACTTAGTCTACACAAATACCATGAAAATTGGATTGAATACAGGGGAATTTGCGAAACTCTGAGGCAAGAAAAGTATATGTATCTTACGAGAACAGGAATTTACAAGATCGCAGACGGGGCATTTAATTTGCTAGTAGAGCGTGTGGAAAGTGTTATTTCAAAAGAAAATGTCAATTGGGCTAATTTGCATGCAAATGAACAAAAAAAAGAGAGCCATCAGCAGCAAGCGCCTGCTCTGAATTTATTCATACAATCTCACCTCTGCATTATATTATCATATGGAAAAGGAGCTTCATTTATATGGCATTATACAATATTTTCATCAGCCACGCTTGGAAATATACTGAACATTATGAGGATTATCAAGACCTAA
- a CDS encoding AraC family transcriptional regulator — protein MKAEIEKIPSCRIAYMRQIGPYGIANSQLMEKFKYWVESNKLFNNKSIILGIVQDNPAFVKPENCRYDACLVIPDGYCVNTDEVSLSNISGGRYAVFKINHTAEAVQKAWGEIFLELKNQKFRLDETKPILERYTIELINNHRCEICVPIQ, from the coding sequence ATGAAGGCTGAAATTGAAAAAATACCGTCTTGTAGAATTGCATACATGAGACAGATTGGTCCGTATGGAATTGCAAATTCACAACTAATGGAGAAATTTAAATACTGGGTTGAATCGAATAAATTATTTAATAATAAGTCTATTATCCTCGGCATTGTCCAAGATAATCCTGCATTTGTGAAGCCGGAAAATTGTCGCTACGATGCATGTTTGGTTATTCCTGATGGTTACTGTGTTAATACTGATGAAGTAAGTCTAAGCAATATTAGTGGAGGAAGATACGCTGTTTTTAAGATAAATCATACAGCAGAAGCTGTTCAAAAGGCTTGGGGCGAAATATTTCTAGAGTTGAAAAACCAAAAGTTCAGATTAGATGAAACCAAACCTATCTTGGAGCGCTATACAATTGAACTTATTAATAATCATCGTTGCGAAATTTGCGTTCCGATTCAATAA
- a CDS encoding IS3 family transposase (programmed frameshift), protein MAKKGQSFRQYSLDVKMEAIRLVNEEHMSIREVTKHLDIRNKSQVQSWVTKYRAGENLQPTTTRQGRPKTKFSSMEEEMAYLRAEIEYFKKAVSKSTQGVTRKEARFEIIEGMRTRYSLKWLLELAHVSRAGYYKWRKTQQTTQQRKQEEELLESHMLSIHRIHPYFGYLRMTVALRREGILVNHKKVYRLMKKLGIRSVIRKKRRFFGKQASVVNANRLDRQFQADSPLSKLVTDITYIRAGERFVYLSVIQDLFNNEIVAWRLSERNDLALISETLDVLSKNVNMEGVILHSDQGFQYTSKPFNRKLKRLGMLGSHSRRGNCLDNACIESFFSHLKTEKIYLTKPGTLAEVEQHVREYISFYNENRFQKKLNNRSPIEYRETVAA, encoded by the exons ATGGCTAAAAAGGGACAATCATTCCGGCAATACTCCTTAGATGTAAAGATGGAGGCAATCCGGTTGGTGAACGAAGAACATATGAGTATTCGTGAAGTGACGAAACACTTAGACATTCGTAATAAATCCCAAGTACAAAGCTGGGTGACGAAATATCGAGCGGGGGAGAACCTCCAGCCAACGACCACAAGACAGGGACGACCCAAAACGAAATTTTCCAGTATGGAAGAAGAGATGGCGTATCTACGGGCGGAGATTGAATATT TTAAAAAAGCAGTATCCAAATCTACACAAGGAGTGACGAGGAAAGAAGCGAGGTTTGAAATTATTGAGGGAATGCGAACACGATATTCGTTGAAATGGTTACTTGAATTAGCCCATGTTTCTCGGGCAGGATATTATAAATGGAGAAAGACTCAGCAAACAACCCAGCAGCGTAAGCAAGAAGAAGAGCTTCTGGAATCGCATATGTTGTCGATCCACCGGATCCATCCCTATTTTGGTTATCTGCGGATGACCGTTGCTTTACGTAGAGAAGGTATCTTGGTCAATCACAAAAAGGTGTACCGCCTAATGAAGAAATTAGGGATCCGTTCCGTCATTCGAAAGAAGCGGCGCTTTTTTGGCAAACAGGCATCTGTGGTAAATGCCAACCGATTAGATCGACAATTTCAGGCAGATTCTCCTTTATCCAAGCTGGTTACCGATATTACATACATACGAGCTGGAGAGCGGTTTGTATATCTCTCTGTCATTCAAGATCTGTTTAACAATGAAATCGTGGCTTGGCGTCTTTCGGAACGAAATGACCTTGCTCTAATTAGCGAGACGCTAGACGTTCTAAGTAAGAACGTGAACATGGAGGGTGTCATTCTCCATTCAGACCAGGGTTTTCAGTATACCTCCAAGCCGTTTAACCGCAAGCTTAAGCGGCTTGGCATGCTTGGGAGCCATTCAAGGCGTGGAAATTGCCTAGACAATGCCTGTATAGAATCCTTCTTCTCCCATCTTAAAACAGAGAAGATTTATTTAACGAAACCCGGAACCCTAGCGGAGGTAGAACAACACGTACGGGAGTACATTTCTTTTTATAATGAAAATAGATTTCAGAAAAAATTAAACAACCGTTCCCCGATTGAATACCGAGAAACGGTTGCTGCTTAA
- a CDS encoding DMT family transporter — protein MNKTWFSVIVAAIFEVAWVSGLKHADSFLEWSGTVIAMYISFYLMIKASRSLAVGTVYAVFVGLGTAGTVVVEILLFGADISVSKVALIRLLLIGVIGLKILSKKKEEVSGL, from the coding sequence ATGAACAAAACGTGGTTTTCAGTCATTGTGGCGGCTATATTCGAGGTTGCTTGGGTCAGTGGGTTAAAGCATGCGGATAGTTTTTTGGAATGGAGTGGTACAGTAATCGCAATGTACATCAGCTTTTATTTGATGATCAAGGCGTCTCGTTCATTAGCGGTTGGAACTGTATACGCTGTATTTGTCGGGCTAGGGACAGCTGGAACTGTAGTAGTTGAAATTCTATTGTTTGGCGCAGACATAAGTGTTTCGAAAGTAGCTTTAATCAGGCTGCTACTTATTGGAGTGATTGGACTAAAAATACTTAGTAAGAAGAAAGAGGAGGTAAGTGGACTATGA
- a CDS encoding phage holin family protein has product MIAQEKFPERRDGGSKVDKWEVFKFSTALGSSAVTYFYGGWSGVLGVLLALVIIDYVTGLFTAGVEGKKGTGPGLKSKIGLIGIARKVFIFAMVSVSHLIDGVLGDSHLFRDVVAYFYMANELLSILENGGRLGAPIPPVIRQAVEVLKSKSGSQEGDREDASKEKR; this is encoded by the coding sequence ATGATAGCTCAGGAAAAGTTTCCTGAACGGAGAGACGGGGGAAGCAAGGTGGATAAGTGGGAGGTTTTTAAGTTCAGTACTGCTTTAGGAAGCAGCGCTGTGACGTATTTTTACGGTGGGTGGTCGGGAGTATTGGGGGTGTTACTTGCTCTGGTCATTATTGATTATGTGACTGGATTATTTACCGCTGGCGTAGAAGGTAAGAAGGGAACCGGGCCCGGTTTAAAAAGCAAGATTGGTCTTATCGGTATCGCTCGAAAGGTATTTATTTTTGCAATGGTATCAGTATCCCATCTGATTGATGGAGTCTTAGGCGATTCGCACCTATTCCGGGATGTGGTCGCCTATTTTTATATGGCAAATGAGCTGCTTTCGATTCTGGAAAACGGGGGCAGGCTTGGAGCGCCAATACCACCAGTGATCCGACAAGCGGTTGAGGTTCTAAAAAGTAAAAGCGGAAGTCAGGAAGGGGACAGGGAAGATGCAAGCAAGGAAAAAAGGTAA
- a CDS encoding DMT family transporter: MNWVYLISAGIFEIIGVLLINRFNQTRSWKSLTLLITGFGLSFIFLSLAMQTLPMGTAYAVWTGIGASGGAILGMIFYSEPRGLMRILCIGLVLSSAVGLKLARACTQTVQLVEI, from the coding sequence ATGAATTGGGTGTATTTGATCTCAGCGGGCATTTTTGAAATAATCGGGGTTCTGCTTATAAACAGGTTCAATCAAACCCGCAGTTGGAAATCGCTGACTCTTTTGATTACTGGTTTTGGCCTAAGTTTTATATTTTTATCGTTGGCAATGCAAACACTCCCGATGGGAACAGCTTACGCTGTATGGACTGGAATTGGCGCTTCTGGAGGCGCTATCCTCGGCATGATCTTTTATAGTGAGCCCCGCGGTTTAATGCGCATTTTGTGTATAGGGTTGGTCCTTAGCTCTGCTGTGGGGCTGAAACTAGCTAGGGCCTGTACGCAAACTGTACAACTCGTAGAAATCTAG
- a CDS encoding helix-turn-helix domain-containing protein yields MSNKRGAFKIFSKQEIKQLEDNPNVQKVTDKTITYTPEFKVEAVKAYEAGQTPMDIFLRAGFDIDIIGHEKPKKSLYRWRNIYAAHGEASLLEEQRGKGSVGRPQTNNLSTEKN; encoded by the coding sequence ATGAGCAATAAGAGAGGTGCTTTCAAAATCTTCAGCAAACAAGAGATTAAACAGCTCGAGGACAATCCAAATGTGCAAAAAGTGACGGACAAAACCATCACTTACACCCCAGAGTTTAAGGTGGAAGCGGTAAAAGCTTATGAAGCTGGACAGACGCCGATGGATATTTTTCTTAGGGCGGGTTTTGACATCGACATCATTGGACACGAAAAGCCAAAGAAAAGCTTATATCGTTGGCGAAATATCTATGCTGCCCATGGAGAGGCCTCTCTTTTAGAGGAGCAACGAGGGAAAGGAAGTGTGGGCAGACCGCAGACAAACAACTTGTCCACAGAAAAAAACTGA
- a CDS encoding MFS transporter — MKLNKNFSLLLLGQSLANIGDVLYIVGVISTIFVLTGSAIAASFVPFTIASSMFISSLLTPLLVEKLNLKWLLAGSQIVKTILLFILGFMLIGLTAANYYFIFLIIGLIAFFDGCANPIRQTLTPYYVKPECLIQANGIAETITQTIQAGMWFVGSSLLIIMSSQQLIWLVGCLFVIASILLCLLESVNHKTTEQKGKLEKIKEGWKTLSNTPVLRRIAWIEFLETIAATVWIAAILYVFVNEALNVDEKWWGFINGANFLGLILGSAYCIKFSSFVEKKIGTFIFVGSFASFLFTILFSINSIPMISLLLSLCVGLFGQIKKIPQQTVIQTSVSKEQLSTVYTSLGAIGTGIFGVGSLVMGVLADLLGIRIVFVISGLLLAIVSTIAHKNKQLFVRNVMEQ, encoded by the coding sequence ATGAAATTGAATAAAAATTTTTCTTTATTACTTTTGGGTCAATCACTCGCTAATATAGGCGATGTATTATATATAGTCGGTGTTATAAGTACAATTTTTGTATTAACAGGTTCTGCAATTGCAGCATCGTTTGTTCCATTTACGATTGCTTCTTCTATGTTTATATCCAGTCTGCTGACTCCTCTTTTGGTTGAGAAATTAAATCTTAAATGGTTACTTGCTGGGTCACAAATTGTAAAGACGATTTTACTCTTTATTCTAGGGTTTATGTTAATTGGTTTAACAGCAGCTAATTATTATTTTATCTTTTTAATAATAGGATTGATTGCTTTTTTTGACGGATGTGCAAATCCAATAAGACAGACATTAACTCCATACTATGTTAAACCTGAATGTCTAATTCAAGCTAATGGAATTGCAGAAACAATTACGCAGACCATACAAGCAGGTATGTGGTTCGTAGGAAGTTCATTGCTAATTATTATGAGTTCTCAACAACTTATTTGGTTAGTTGGATGTTTATTTGTAATTGCAAGCATATTACTTTGCCTTTTAGAAAGTGTAAACCATAAAACAACCGAGCAAAAAGGGAAACTAGAAAAAATTAAAGAAGGTTGGAAAACTTTATCTAACACTCCAGTATTAAGAAGGATTGCTTGGATAGAATTTTTGGAAACAATTGCTGCAACGGTTTGGATAGCTGCTATTTTATATGTGTTTGTCAACGAGGCTTTGAACGTTGATGAAAAATGGTGGGGATTTATCAATGGAGCTAACTTTTTAGGTCTGATTTTAGGAAGTGCTTATTGTATTAAATTTTCTTCTTTTGTTGAAAAGAAAATAGGAACCTTTATTTTTGTCGGTTCATTTGCAAGTTTCTTATTCACAATATTATTTAGCATAAACAGCATTCCAATGATTTCCTTACTTTTATCGCTCTGTGTAGGGCTTTTTGGACAAATTAAAAAAATTCCTCAACAAACGGTTATACAAACTAGTGTGTCAAAAGAACAGTTATCAACTGTTTATACCTCGTTAGGTGCTATCGGAACTGGGATTTTTGGCGTTGGCTCTCTTGTTATGGGAGTATTAGCAGATTTGTTAGGAATTAGAATTGTATTCGTTATTTCGGGGCTATTACTTGCGATAGTAAGTACAATTGCTCATAAAAACAAGCAATTGTTTGTTAGAAATGTTATGGAACAATAA
- a CDS encoding sporulation protein YjcZ, whose translation MSGCDNTTPAPVGGMWTSIGAILVLFILLVIITKSLWI comes from the coding sequence ATGAGTGGATGTGACAACACAACTCCAGCTCCAGTTGGTGGTATGTGGACTTCTATAGGAGCAATATTAGTGCTCTTTATCTTGTTGGTTATCATCACTAAATCACTTTGGATTTAA
- a CDS encoding fibronectin type III domain-containing protein, with the protein MFAFVPSDEPDQAYKGGYYYSKDKGATISFAFTGEKLRVLAPVWTLQSNNIEVNIDGVKIMNYSAYGSPVKHRVILFEKLNLDKGKHIVKLTNNQAGKEFEVDAIDIAEDGELLPINAPFNLDASAGDSKVTLKWDQIENAESYTVKYGTESGKYTETATATKDAYGNFIIPDLTNGTKYYFVVSAKVNSVDSEYSNEASAAPQGGGGQTDPEQPTGNRAILVVTMTTGLEKEFDLSMKEVNDFIAWYEGKQAGSGSASYAINKHDNNKGPFSSRKDYMLYDRILTFEVSEYSK; encoded by the coding sequence GTGTTTGCTTTCGTACCATCCGATGAGCCAGACCAAGCATATAAAGGGGGATATTATTATAGTAAAGACAAAGGCGCGACAATTTCATTTGCTTTCACTGGCGAAAAGCTTAGAGTTCTAGCTCCAGTCTGGACTTTACAATCTAATAACATTGAAGTGAACATTGACGGTGTGAAAATAATGAATTATTCAGCGTATGGCTCACCAGTAAAACATCGAGTTATTTTGTTTGAAAAACTAAATTTAGACAAAGGTAAGCATATTGTTAAATTGACGAATAATCAAGCAGGTAAGGAATTTGAAGTTGATGCTATAGATATAGCAGAAGACGGAGAATTATTACCTATCAATGCTCCATTCAATTTAGATGCTTCTGCAGGCGACAGTAAAGTTACTTTAAAATGGGATCAAATCGAGAATGCAGAAAGCTATACAGTAAAATACGGAACAGAATCCGGCAAATATACTGAAACCGCAACAGCAACAAAAGATGCCTATGGAAACTTCATCATTCCAGATCTGACCAACGGAACAAAATACTACTTTGTTGTGAGTGCTAAAGTAAATAGTGTGGATTCAGAATACTCCAATGAAGCTTCAGCAGCTCCCCAAGGTGGAGGCGGTCAAACTGATCCTGAGCAACCAACAGGAAACCGCGCAATTCTGGTAGTCACCATGACAACTGGTCTAGAGAAAGAATTCGATCTGAGCATGAAAGAGGTAAATGACTTTATCGCTTGGTATGAAGGTAAGCAGGCTGGTTCTGGATCGGCTTCATATGCCATTAATAAGCACGATAACAATAAAGGCCCGTTCAGTAGCCGTAAGGACTACATGCTGTATGATCGTATCCTAACATTTGAAGTAAGTGAATATTCTAAATAA